Below is a genomic region from Brassica oleracea var. oleracea cultivar TO1000 chromosome C9, BOL, whole genome shotgun sequence.
AGAAACTGATGAAAAACTAATTGAATATACATTACCTGCAAGCCGAGAGGAGAGAAACGAATGAGGAGTAAGTAAAGAGTATCTTGCTCTTTCAGCTGGAACACCAAGCTCTTGGTAAGCTAAGTATCTACCATCAGGAAGCTGCACACGAGCTGCATTGGTGGGATGTACACGCAGTTTCCTTATCACCGCCGCTGGTCTATCCTGCTCTGGGCTAAAGCTTAACGCTGCACTTGCAAAGAAGAATATGTCACAATGCAAGGAACATAGAGTCTCTTAATACATTTGTAAAACGGCATGCAGGTATCACGCTTAGTACATGTTACTATTTCTCAAACGGCATGCAGTTCTCAGGCTAAGTACAGGTTACTAACTAATTGTGAATGAGAGAGACTCTGAGAAGAACTAACACATTGTGATGATATACCTGCGAGAGCTAAGAGGAAGACGAAGAAGATCACAGGCCACGCGTGAACCGGATCGCGATCCTCCGGCAAGTACTCGTTCATAAAGCTAAGCTTCTTCGAAACTTTAGCCGCCGGTTTCGCGAGCTTCCGCACGACGTACGAGTCCTCGGTGACCACCGTCTGCTCCACGATGTCCTTGCATCCTTTGGCGAGGTGGAGAAGCATCTCTCCCCACGATTTCATAAACCCCGTCACTTGATCTTTCAATGTCTCTCTCGCCTCGGATCCGGATCCGGATCCGGATCCATCCAAGTAACCCGACGATCTCTTTGAGGTGGATTCGGTAGCGGCCGTCAAATCGATCGGCGCTCCGTCGTACCGCAATCCGGCGTCGACGAGACTCGCGAGCTCTTCCTGCCACGTAGGCACTCCTCTAATCTCATCCATCTTCGATTTTAAAATCCCTAATCCAAACTCTAAACCCGAATCACTGTGAAAAAAAATCAGTTATATATATATATATATATATATATATATATATATAAATTTTAAAGAAAGATGCGAGAGGAATGAATGAGCTGACACCTTTACAAAGCGTGAGTTTCAAGCTCTCTCTCAGTAACGAATCATTATCTCTCTTTTTTTTACTAAAGAAAGCGAAAGGAGACAAAAGTTTCTCTTTACCTCCGAGTCGTATCTTCACCTAAACTTTATTCTTCCTTTACAATATTCTCCGTCGCCTCCTTGATTTGACTGGTGGCTACTAAGGTAGAAAGTCACACTCCGCCATTGACGAGATTCTCCGGCTCTCTCTCTCTCTTTGAAATTTCCTCTTTTCGTATTTTGCTGGCGCATTAATAAAATAGAAAGATGGACCACAGAATCGAAATTGCCTTTTTTTGAAATAAACGGTTGTTGTTTGTACACGTCGGTCTGCCGTGGTATCGACGGTTAAGTGGTGGGGACCGGCTCAGCCAGTGAGTGTTGCACGGGGTGGGTTACTACTTTTGTGTGGGCCTCGTTTACCTGTTAGAGCCGGTTTTTGTAAAGAGTGTGAGGCTGACGTGGCGGAGGTTGTAGGTAGGTACGGTGGGGTAGGTTGCATGTGACTTGTATTCTTTAATAAGATAAAGGAGTATTTATACATACACGAGCGTATACATCATGTTCAAAAGAGGTTATTGGCAATTTATAAGCCCAATATGAGATGGGCCTATTATTTTATAAATGGGCTGGGGTATCGCTGATCCTTTACATATATTAGGAGTCACTAATAAAACTAGGTTTAGGGTTTTCAGTATCTACTCTTGCTTGCCGCATCAACCTCTTTGCTGTTGATCTTCTCCTCCTTCGACGAACAAACATGGGGTACGTTTCACCTCTCTTAGATCCTTCTTCTCTCTGCTGTTATCTGTTTCTGTGAACTACGAGGGATTTAATCGAGTCTGCTATTATTTTCCTGCTGGAAATGGCTTCACGAGTCACATTTTTGGTTTTCATTGTGGTTTCTGATTATCATTGAGTTCTGTAATGATTGTGACGCAATGCATCTCTGTTGATTATTGTTTATTGACCGTCTATTCTAGAGTCTTCATCGTGTGAATGCTGATTTGAATCGCTGAATGAATGTTAAATCCATATTTTATAGATGGAAGCTCATCTTTTTCCTTAATGTTTTGTTGTTGATGTGATGATATGGAACAGTAAGACAAGGGGAATGGGAGCTGGGCGCAAGCTCAAGAGGCTCCGTATCAATCAGAGGTGGGCTGACAAGCAGTACAAGAAGTCCCATCAGGGTAACGAGTGGAAGAAGCCTTTTGCTGGTTCTTCCCACGCCAAGGGAATTGTTCTTGAGAAAATGTAAGGCCAATCAAAAATATAGTAATTTTAGTTTCTTTAGTATAGATATTGGAGCTGATGGGTCTCTTTGATTTGATTGATTATGCAGCGGTATTGAGGCTAAACAGCCTAACTCTGCTATCCGTAAGTGTGCTAGAGTTCAGCTTATCAAGAACGGAAAGAAGATTGCCGCTTTTGTCCCCAACGATGGTTGCTTGAACTACATTGAGGAAAATGTAAGTCTGATCGTCTTAAAGCCTTTGTAACTGATCACATTTGACATTAGTATTTTTTCTGTCAAAATGTTGAATTTTCCTCTGTTGCTGTTGCTGTTGTTGTTGCAGGACGAGGTGTTGATTGCTGGGTTTGGTCGTAAGGGTCATGCTGTGGGAGATATTCCCGGAGTCAGGTTCAAGGTCGTCAAGGTTTCTGGTGTCTCACTCTTGGCCCTCTTCAAGGAGAAGAAGGAGAAGCCAAGATCTTAAGATATTGCATCAAGCTTTTGAAATTTGTTTTGATGTTATAAGCACCTTTTGTTAGTTCAGTTTTTGAAAACTCTTATGTTCTGTTCTATTCTACGCAAAGGTTCCTGAACTCATTGTGTTTAATCACTTTTTCAATGAATCTTAATTTATAAAATATTTTGTCTCACACTAACCTTTAGTCTTAATTTATCAAATATTTTGATGTGTTTTTAAAAGTTCATAATGAGCAAAACATGCTTACTATACAATTCTACAGAAAAATCGAAATACAATTAATCTGACGTCAGAGCGTGATGATACCTATTTTAACAAATGGCTTTTGCTTAAATAACTAATGCTACAAAGTAAATTACGAGAAAGTGTTGGATACATTTTGAACATGGCTTTGCTTGATGGAAATGAAGACATTGCGCTTGTGAGAAAGTCTTGTAGCCATTGCAACAAGCTCTTCAAAACCTGATGCATCAAGGTAACCCACCAAGAGCACAACCATTGTTTCCAGACTTCTTGTGTTTCTCAATAAACGCTCCACGAACGAAGCCACAAGATTGGACTCTGCGTACTTCCCCACCAACATTGAAATGGTCTCCATAGATCCAGGGAAGGCCGTGTCTTTTGATCTCCAGCATTGACGCTGGTTCAAGCTATGTGAACGCAAGTAACTGTTCAAATGTGCTTCCTGCGACACAGAAAAACAAAATATTCATAACAAAATAAATGTCAACATCTCAGATACTAACAGTATATTAGAAGGATAATAAAAAGAGGTTTTTAGTTGGTAAAGATACCGATATGATGCTGCATTTCACGGTATGAATCGTTAGCTTTCGTAATCCAGGTGAGTTCTGTAGAAGCCTTGTTATACCAGGAACAACAGACCGAACAATCATCGTTTCAAGAGTCAAACATTCGACCTTGAGCGTCGGGAAACGTACATCACAGAGCGCCGCAAGAGACAACATCTAAAAGCCACATGCACATAAACACAAAGTACAACAAGACAAGATCCATTGGTCAAAATTTACTTCGAATGTTCATTTACTTATACCTTATTGGCTAACATACCTGGAGAAAGGTAGCACCAACAGTAAGCTTCTCAACATTCTGCAACTTCGCCAGCATCTTCACCACGTTCCCTTGAAGAAAATCACCAGTAAGTGTTCCAAGATCGCAGAAGTAAATGTTCAAATTAGCTTCTTTCAAACAAGACACATCCACTAATCTACACGGTAACCTCGAGTGTCTCAATCTCAAACAATGCACATGCGGCGCCACAATCTCCGTCGGTCCGAGAAACCAATCGCTCCGATCAATCTCCAATCTCACCACACGCGGCGAACGGCTCAGATCAAGACACCGAAACTCGTCGCAGAACATCAGCTCCAAGCTCTCAAGCAGCGGACAGCCAGAGAGAATCTTGACAAGGGCGTCGTCGGAGAGCTTACAGTAACTCAAAGACAAGCTCTTTAGCGACGTCCACGACACGTCACGCTTAGGTTTCATCACAACGGATCCAGACTCGATCAAGAGCTCCTTCACGGTAGAGTTGGCGTAGAAGGAGTCGGGGAAGTCGTAGTCCCTGACACGTGTATCACGAAACTCGAGAGAGAGCTTCTCCGCGTGACGGTTGACGGCGAACTCGATCCAGGTGTCGACGTGCTGGATCCTATTGGCTAAGCATGTTCGGAGGTGAAAGGTCGCGACTTTGGGAGACGAGAAGGTGGATAAGGTTTTGTTTATCGATCTGGCGACCACTCTGTGGCTGTCGATGGAGAGGGAAGGGGTCTCGGACCAGACGTGTCTCCATCGCTTGGACAGGGCGGAGGTTCTGATCGCTGACTTTGTCGGAATTGAGGAGAGGATGAGGTGGAGAATCGCGTCTGGTAGAGAGCTGATGAAATCGTGACCGTCGGTTGGATCTTCGCCGTTCATTTTGTTTTCGGTGAGGGATGATTGGAAAGGGTTTCAACGGCCTCCGGTAGTGACGCCGTTTTGCTGTCGGGAAATTTCAGCCGTGGCTATTATCCATCCGAGTCTCAAAATATCTTTTTGTGTGTAAAAAGTGGTGTTAAATGTCGCTATATATTTGATTAGCGTATTCTCGTGAAAATAATAAAAGTTAGGTACTTAAAAGGTAATATTTTCATAATATAAATTATTTATTACAAAATCTGGTTTTAAACTTTTAAAAACACTGTTGCAGAATAGTGATAGATTTCATGATAAGTGAGAATCAATACTATGGATTGGTTTTTGAGAGACAGAGTGTGTGGTGTATTCTTGGTGCGAACAATGAGTTGTTACTTGAGCATAGTGGAGACCTTGTTGTTGCGTGAAAGTGATGAAGCAACTTGAAACAGCTCGTGCAAAACTTTGTTACAACTTACAAGGATAGAGGAGAATAATATAAGTGAACACAAGAACATCAAAGCCTCTGATGACACACATAGATTTGACTTTATTGTAAGCGTTCCTTAACTTGATTTATACACTTGACGTGTAACATTTTATTAGTTGATTCATCTACTGAGCAATCTTATATCTAAAGCTTATAAATATGAGCAACACCCAAATATACTCCTGTAAAATTTTACTCAAAAAAGTTCATATATAAAAATAATTCAGTCTTTGTGTTTCACTCTCTAACATGTTTTTATAATATTAAAAACCAAATAACACACATAATACAAATATTTAGCGTTTGAGCACAATGGAGACATTATTGTTGTTAGAAAGCGTTGGAATCATCTGAAGTCCAAACCATCTTGCATCACTAACAACATATTCCAACCCTACCACCAACGTCTCTAGTGTTTTTACGTTTCTTATCACCATTTCCATGAACGAAGCCATGAGCTTCCACATTTCATCCTTACAACGTATCATCCTACAAAACTCAAGTGAGGTAGGAAATACCTCATATTTTGATCTCCAGCATTCATCGCGATTCAAACCTTCTGAATCCATATATCTGTCCAGATCCCTGTCCTGTAGAGGATAACAAAGTTATCACAAAAGCATATAACACTTGTGACTGTTCAAAAAGATCAATTTTATATACATTAGCGCCGCCCAATAAAAAGTGAAAGACATTGTCCATGGCACCTTCCTAGTCAGTTACTAGTTTGCATGGTCTTATTAAAATACAAGAAAATGAAAGATGTTTATGAGGAAAAAATACCTGTATGCCGACCTGGTATCCCGCGTGTGCTATTAGCATTTTTAGCTCAGGTGAATTCTGTAGTAACCTTGCTAAACCAGGAATAACATATCTTGTAAAATTTGTTTCAACAGTCAAAGTTTCAACCTTGAACGTTGGGAAAGGAACACCATGGAGCTCAGCGAGAGAGAGAATCTATCAAACACAATAAAAAAGGGTCATGATAAGCTAATGAAATATAAATCTCTACTTTGCAAGAACATACGCATATTGGCTTTAAAATTCTTTTAAGACAATGAAACTAAAGATAAATAATGAATACAAAATAATGGTTAGGCTCGTGCATAAACTGTTATCCCCAGTACAAGAGAAGGTTCCATAGTCTTATATTAATCATCAAATAAAGAGTGACTCTGCGACATATAAATTTTTTAGCCGTCCTTAACTAGAGAATGGTAAACAAAGTAATTAATATACCTCAAGAATGGGTCCGGTAAAAGTAAGCCTCTTAACGTTTTGTAATTTTGCAAGCATTTTTAACACCATGGTTTGGAGAAAATCAGCATTCAAAAGACGGCAAAGGTTCACTGAATCAATTATGTCAATGCTAGCTTCGGTCAAAGAAGAGACATCCACTAAAGTAGGTGGTGGCTCACTAGAGTTGCTCAAACTCAAATAATGGACGTGCGGAGCTACAATCTCGGTTGGCCCTGGGCACCAGAGAATCTTTAGTCTTCTCAAACTAGGTGATTTACTCAGATCAAGACGTTGAGGTCCTGTACAGTAATCCAACCTCAAGGTTTCAAGAACTGGAGAGCCAGAGAGAATATTAGCAACAGATTCATCGTAGAGATGACAGTCCCACAATTTTAACTTCCTTAGGGATTTCAAAGATACTGTGCATCCCGGAATCATCATATCACAATGCCAAATGCAGAGCTGCTTTAAGGAGGAACTGAGATAGAAGATCTTCTCGAAAACGTGATTAGGGTAACAATCGAAGAAAAGAGACAGCTTCTCCACATTGCGGGACACAACAAACTCGATCCAGCTATTCATCTCGTGTTCACGTAAATTTCGTGGCATACGAAGATGACAACTCGTGATTTTCGGAGCCCTGTATAGAATTAGGGTTTGGCTTATATCTTGAGCCGTCAGCTGTCGCCTAATTCCATATCTGTGGAAACAATCAAAGTCGAGAAAAGGTGTCTCGCACCATACATGCCTCCACCCTCTGGACAACACCGACGTTCTGATCGCATACTGAGTTCGAATAAATGAGAGGATATGGTGAAGGATCTCAGGCGGCATCGAGCTGATCATATCAACACCATCGACTGAAGGATCCATTGCACGTTTGATTTTGCGGTACCAAGGGTTTCTATGACGATTTCTTTATAAAGCTCGATCGAATTCAAGAATTTTTAATAAGAATAACTCTTTTATTAATCTTAAAGAAAATAACTCAAAACCTTAAACATTCAAACTCATAAGTTATGTTTCTCAAGTGAGGGTCAATACATAGACCTTGTCTTTGGTATTCTGGATCGTACAGTCCATTTTTTTTGAAACACAACTTTCATTAAAACTTAACTTCAAGGACTACAAGGGAAAGAGGGAATTAGACATCTTCTTGAAGACAAATCATAAACTAAAATGAAAAATGAGATCAAACAGGATAAGTCTCCATATGAAGTTGACAGCGAATTCAAAACAAAGTTTGAATGCGTCGAAGAAGCTACAACAAAGTCGGATAGCTGAGAAATAGTCACAAGTGACGTTGAGGGACAACCCTCACCAACGAGAAAAACCGAAGTAGTCTCGATTGCACTTTCTGGCCCCGTACAGACCGCTACGCAAAGTAACAAACCGGTAAGTAAGTTGAAACAAGGACTCAGCAGAGAATCCGAGAGAGCATCTCCGTTCATAGAAGGGAGGCATAGTTGTGAAAAACTCTCCTCGTTTGAGGAGGATGATGAAACCCATACCAGAGTTGGTGAACCCACATAAAAATTCTTCCAAAAGAGATGATATTGTAATAATCTCAGCTTATTGATCCCGAAGAATCCATCGAACATCTTTAATATAACCAAAAAGACCATAACCACAGCTATATATCGCATGTTTTGATTTGAAAATATGGGCTTTAGGTTCTTGGTAATCACCTTAGCAAAATTCGAGACGTCGTTGATCGAAATTGAAGGTCGGAGATGGTGCAGTAGCCGTCGACTGAGAGATAGATGGTACTCACCGGCGGAGAGACGAGCTCACCGGAGCAAGCTGAGTGACCATCGAACCCAGATGTAGAGAAAGACGTTCGGTGATGATATGCAGATTCGCCGTTGAGGAAGGGGCACGCAAGGGGAGATGGCAGCTCACTAGGAGGAGAGGAAAGTGAAGATCTTCCGATGAGATTCGGATCTGAGCTTGAGTTGCCTTGCACTCTGGCACCATATGAGTAGAAAGGAGCGACATGCGGTAGTTTTGCTGTCTCACTTCCCGGAGATGGAAAGCAAGAGCTTGAGCGTTGAGAGCTTAACTCCATGATAAGTTGAAGAACTCGGCTAAGGTCGACAGTATAGCTTTTCCGTAGACAGCCAGAGTGAAGTTCACCAGGAAACGTTCCCGTGAACCTGAGAACAACGGTGGTGAGAGAATCCTCTCGACTCATCGCTGGAGAGCAGACCGAGCAAGTAAGAAGAACCGTCAGGAGGACTATAGTGGAAACGAGGAGCCGAAGCTCATGTCTCCGACAAAGGCTCCGTCGGGTATCCCTTTCTTCGGTTTGCAAAAGGCTACGACTCCGTAGCATCTGAAATTTGAAGTGAGCAGCGAACAGTGGGATGAAGGCAGAAGACAGCGGCGACGAGAGAGACCAGCGACGGCGGGAAAACGCGTCGCCGGCGCCGGAAGACATTGAAATTCGGTGTACCTCGAGCCCCGTGCCTGGGAGCGTTTAGGGCGAACTCTGTAGGTGTACCGAATATTGTTTAACCTTTGGCATTTCCTTGTATAAAGATTATAATTCCTAATCTTATTAAGTTTAACATATTTACTCATAAATAAGTATATTTCCTAATCTCATAACTCAACCATGATTAGAAACTTGAAACTCAAGTTACTTCAAGCTTAGCTCAATAACTTATACCATAGTTATGACACAATTGGCACTTTTTATCTAGGGTTTATTACAGTAAACTTAAGAAAATTTGCAAAATAAAATAAAATAAAATAAAATAATTCATTTTTCTCATAATTATTACTAATATTTAAATCACATTAAAAAAAAACTTACAAAATTCAGTTTTCTCAAAAATTCTGAACCACAATCAAAGCCTGTATTATCGTTTATCAGCTAAGAGAAAAGAAACAAAAAAATATTATGAGTTTACAAATCTCTTTTGGAATGCCTTAAGCAAGGAGTCAACAAGGAGCTGCTTTACAGTAGAATTGGTGTAAAAGCCATCAGGAAAATCGTAATCCCTGACACGAGTATGACGAAACTCAAGAGACAGCTATCAATGTTTATCGTCTGGTAACCACTCTATGAGTGTCGAGTGAGAGAGAAGGTGTCTCGCACCAAACATGTCTCCATCGTTTGGACAAGACGGAGGTTTTGATTGTAGGCTTTGTCGGAATAGCGGAGAGGATAAAATGGAGAATCGCGTCGGGTAGATTCCA
It encodes:
- the LOC106318016 gene encoding 40S ribosomal protein S23-2; the encoded protein is MGKTRGMGAGRKLKRLRINQRWADKQYKKSHQGNEWKKPFAGSSHAKGIVLEKIGIEAKQPNSAIRKCARVQLIKNGKKIAAFVPNDGCLNYIEENDEVLIAGFGRKGHAVGDIPGVRFKVVKVSGVSLLALFKEKKEKPRS
- the LOC106318015 gene encoding F-box/LRR-repeat protein At5g02910-like, which gives rise to MNGEDPTDGHDFISSLPDAILHLILSSIPTKSAIRTSALSKRWRHVWSETPSLSIDSHRVVARSINKTLSTFSSPKVATFHLRTCLANRIQHVDTWIEFAVNRHAEKLSLEFRDTRVRDYDFPDSFYANSTVKELLIESGSVVMKPKRDVSWTSLKSLSLSYCKLSDDALVKILSGCPLLESLELMFCDEFRCLDLSRSPRVVRLEIDRSDWFLGPTEIVAPHVHCLRLRHSRLPCRLVDVSCLKEANLNIYFCDLGTLTGDFLQGNVVKMLAKLQNVEKLTVGATFLQMLSLAALCDVRFPTLKVECLTLETMIVRSVVPGITRLLQNSPGLRKLTIHTVKCSIISEAHLNSYLRSHSLNQRQCWRSKDTAFPGSMETISMLVGKYAESNLVASFVERLLRNTRSLETMVVLLVGYLDASGFEELVAMATRLSHKRNVFISIKQSHVQNVSNTFS
- the LOC106315374 gene encoding putative F-box/LRR-repeat protein At3g28410; translation: MDPSVDGVDMISSMPPEILHHILSFIRTQYAIRTSVLSRGWRHVWCETPFLDFDCFHRYGIRRQLTAQDISQTLILYRAPKITSCHLRMPRNLREHEMNSWIEFVVSRNVEKLSLFFDCYPNHVFEKIFYLSSSLKQLCIWHCDMMIPGCTVSLKSLRKLKLWDCHLYDESVANILSGSPVLETLRLDYCTGPQRLDLSKSPSLRRLKILWCPGPTEIVAPHVHYLSLSNSSEPPPTLVDVSSLTEASIDIIDSVNLCRLLNADFLQTMVLKMLAKLQNVKRLTFTGPILEILSLAELHGVPFPTFKVETLTVETNFTRYVIPGLARLLQNSPELKMLIAHAGYQVGIQDRDLDRYMDSEGLNRDECWRSKYEVFPTSLEFCRMIRCKDEMWKLMASFMEMVIRNVKTLETLVVGLEYVVSDARWFGLQMIPTLSNNNNVSIVLKR